A stretch of DNA from Candidatus Bathyarchaeia archaeon:
CCCCACATCCCCCACGGGTTATCCCCATAGGGTTTAGTTTGGACTCTTCCCCTTTCGGTCGCCCCTACTCAGGGAATCCCATTTTGGTTTCTCTTCCTCCCCCTACTAAGATGCTTCCGTTCGGGGGGTTCCCGCTCCCTGCCGGGAGCACCGCAGACTCCCGAAGGAATCTGCGGTAGGAGTCCCATTCGGGGATCCCCGGTTCTAAAGCTGCATACGCTTACCCGGGGCTCTATCGCGGCTGGCCGCGCCCTTCTTCGGCGCTCAAGCCGAGCCATCCCCCAGACGGCGTGGCATGTCGGGCATTTTGCGGTGTCTGTTTGACGTTGGCTGTGATTGGCATTTGCAACTTATGGGCCTATGCATGGCTTCATTATGAGCTTAAAGGCTCACTCGCCCTTCACTCCACCACCACTGCGATGGGGAGCTGCATCATGCTCAATGGCTTAACGTAATGTAGCCAAAATAATTCTGAAGCGGCTTTCAGCCATATAAGGGTTACGTCGCATGTAATAAAGGTTTTTAATAACTGTCTCACAATGCCAGTTAACATTTTTATTTTTGTTCTGAATATGCCTATGATAGCACACAGGCGTAAACGCTAAGCGCCTCGGTGGCTCAGCCTGGTAGAGCAACGGCCTTGTAAGCCGTAGGTCGCGGGATCGAAGCCCGCCCGAGGCTCCATTTAAACATTTGATAAGCCTTAATAGCCATGCTTCTCATGTCTAGTTTGGTAACTGGCTGAATGGTTGACGTTGAAAGTCTAATTAGCCAAATAACTTCAAGGCTTAAAGGAGTTTCAAGAGAGGAGATTCTCAAAAGGCTTGAAGACAAGAGGCAAAAGACTGGTGGTTTAATCTCCAACGAAGTCCTTTTACGAATGATAGCCGCAGAACTCGGCGTCGAAATTAACATAAACAAGGTTAGGGAGCCAACTCTTTCAATAGGCGACCTAGTTCCAGGATTAAGCGACGTAACTGTCGCGGGGCGTGTCATCGCCATTTTTCCTTCAAAAGATTCGGAGAAAAACAGGAAAGGTGAAAGGGTAAAGACTGCAAGCCTAATCGTTGCCGACAAAAGCGGCACAATAAATGTTGTCTTATGGAACGACAAAACAGTCTACGCTGAACGGGATAAAGTGAAAGTTGGGCAGATCGTAAAGTTTCGCCACGGCTACACGAAGGAAGGTCGCCTTGGAAGCGTTGAGCTTCATGTAGGCGAAAAAGGCGATGTTGAAATAGAGACAGGAGACGATAAAACCAACAGTTTTCCAAAAATCACAGAGCTCACGACGAAAATTGGAATGGTAACAAGCGCCTTTAAAAACAAGCGAATAAACATTATTGGAAAGGTGGAGAGAATCTTGAAAGCATCAACTTTTACAAGGCGAGATTCCTCTGTTGGGAAAGTTATGCGCCTCATGTTGGTTGATGAAACCGGCAAAATACCAGTAGTGGTGTGGAATGACAAGGTCGGCGAGGCAGAAAAACTCGCCAGAGAAGGCGTCAAACTCTACATAGCAAACGCCAAGGTCAAGAAAGCCTTGGAAGAAGGCTTTGAACTTCATGTTGATTCAAGGGCCTATCTCAGCACCTTTACAGAAAAGCCAGAAATCATCAAAATAGCAGACCTAAAAGAGGGCTTAAGGGGAATATGCGTAAAAGGCGAAGTTGCAACCAAACCCCTAATAAGAGAAGTAAAAACTTCAAAGGGAGAAACAGTAAAACTGGCAGTTTTTGAAATCAAAGACGAAACTGGAAAAATATGGGTCTCAGCATGGAGAAAAAACGCAGAAAAAGCTGCAAACCTAAAAATAGGCGAAAAAATAGCCATAAAAAACGCCCAAGTTAAAAAGGGCTTCGGAGACCAACTGGAAATATCAACCCAAAAAGCAACAATTTTAGAGACAATTTCATGATTATATTCAGCTCTTGCGGTAACTAGTGCCGGGGGCGGGATTTGAGCCCGCGACCTCTGGACAAAGGGCGCCTATAGCCCCCATTTTGCTCTCCAGATTATGAGTCTGGCGCCCATTCCAGGCTAGGCTACCCCGGCATTATTCTTCGTTAATCAGATGAAGAGGACTTCTTGTTATTTCTTTCGCTCCAGCTTTTCAACTTTATCCCGTTTTCCCAAATAAACCAAATCAGCCATATTTATGAAAAGTCCAGTCTCAACTATCCCAGGAATCATTTTCAGCTTTTTCTCCAGTTCTGCCGGGTTTTTTATCAACCCGAAGTCAACGTCTATTATGAAGTTTCCGTTGTCGGTTACCACTGGTCCGACTTTTCCAG
This window harbors:
- a CDS encoding OB-fold nucleic acid binding domain-containing protein, giving the protein MVDVESLISQITSRLKGVSREEILKRLEDKRQKTGGLISNEVLLRMIAAELGVEININKVREPTLSIGDLVPGLSDVTVAGRVIAIFPSKDSEKNRKGERVKTASLIVADKSGTINVVLWNDKTVYAERDKVKVGQIVKFRHGYTKEGRLGSVELHVGEKGDVEIETGDDKTNSFPKITELTTKIGMVTSAFKNKRINIIGKVERILKASTFTRRDSSVGKVMRLMLVDETGKIPVVVWNDKVGEAEKLAREGVKLYIANAKVKKALEEGFELHVDSRAYLSTFTEKPEIIKIADLKEGLRGICVKGEVATKPLIREVKTSKGETVKLAVFEIKDETGKIWVSAWRKNAEKAANLKIGEKIAIKNAQVKKGFGDQLEISTQKATILETIS